A genomic region of Tsukamurella pulmonis contains the following coding sequences:
- a CDS encoding SDR family oxidoreductase, with amino-acid sequence MALFGPSRDHLARIDGALVVITGGARGIGAATARLFAQYGARVVLADVDLDVAQATAATIPGARAVHLDVTDRASWSALIDALDGPVDVLVNNAGVMPLGHFDEEPEATTDLILDVNVRGMLSGMRAAIPGMVAAGGGHVVNVASMAGMIPIPGMVTYNASKFAALGASLAARREYEVDGVAVCAVLPSAVRTELSSGAQLGGALPTVDPEDVAAAILDTLRTRAARTSVPKWVAPGWSLVEAFVPEPVERLARKLAGDRRGLDLDAAARKAYTDRISRQAGDHAAAREEAQR; translated from the coding sequence ATGGCCCTCTTCGGCCCCTCCCGCGACCACCTCGCCCGGATCGACGGTGCGCTCGTGGTCATCACCGGCGGCGCCCGCGGCATCGGCGCCGCCACCGCCCGGCTCTTCGCGCAGTACGGAGCCCGGGTCGTGCTGGCCGACGTCGACCTCGACGTCGCGCAGGCCACCGCCGCGACCATCCCCGGCGCGCGGGCGGTGCACCTCGACGTCACCGACCGCGCCTCCTGGTCCGCGCTGATCGACGCACTCGACGGCCCCGTCGACGTGCTGGTCAACAACGCAGGCGTGATGCCGCTCGGGCACTTCGACGAGGAGCCCGAGGCCACCACCGACCTCATCCTCGACGTCAACGTGCGCGGCATGCTCAGCGGGATGCGCGCCGCGATTCCGGGGATGGTCGCGGCGGGCGGCGGTCACGTCGTCAACGTCGCCTCGATGGCCGGCATGATCCCGATCCCGGGCATGGTCACCTACAACGCGAGCAAGTTCGCCGCGCTCGGCGCCTCGCTCGCCGCGCGCCGCGAGTACGAGGTCGACGGTGTCGCGGTGTGCGCCGTCCTCCCCTCGGCCGTGCGCACCGAGCTCTCGTCCGGCGCGCAGCTCGGCGGCGCGCTCCCCACCGTCGACCCGGAGGACGTCGCCGCCGCGATCCTCGACACCCTGCGCACCCGCGCGGCCCGCACGTCCGTGCCGAAGTGGGTCGCGCCCGGCTGGAGCCTGGTGGAGGCCTTCGTCCCCGAGCCGGTCGAGCGCCTGGCCCGCAAGCTCGCCGGCGATCGGCGCGGCCTCGATCTCGACGCCGCGGCCCGCAAGGCCTACACCGACCGCATCTCCCGGCAGGCCGGCGATCACGCCGCGGCGCGCGAGGAGGCGCAGCGGTGA
- a CDS encoding patatin-like phospholipase family protein, translating into MSRALVIGCGGTIGGAWTIAALAALEERLGWDVRDADVLQGTSAGSEIITALQAFSVQDLVAMQEGRAESPVLQHHLAATPAPLPRVPFSLPSDPSTLWTRRGGHAPLTGVAPRGRGDATWLQELADATVGPGALVPPKARLVAYEPATGERVAFGAPGAPKATAGEALRASWAIPAWMPPVEIEGRTFVDGGAASTASVDLVGPEDADEIVAVVSMASAPGVRGPGLGGLLEYGVLRRPMSQVFWTEVAIARARGQKVTVIAPDGADLAGLGPNFMARGKRAEAFAAARRTAPDAVRRGLEEAR; encoded by the coding sequence GTGAGCCGCGCACTCGTCATCGGCTGCGGCGGCACCATCGGCGGCGCGTGGACCATCGCCGCGCTGGCCGCGCTCGAGGAGCGACTGGGCTGGGACGTGCGCGACGCCGACGTCCTGCAGGGCACCTCCGCCGGCTCGGAGATCATCACCGCGCTGCAGGCCTTCTCCGTGCAGGATCTCGTCGCCATGCAGGAGGGCCGCGCGGAATCGCCCGTGCTGCAGCATCATCTGGCCGCCACCCCGGCGCCGCTGCCGCGCGTCCCGTTCTCACTGCCGTCGGACCCGTCCACGCTGTGGACCCGCCGCGGCGGCCACGCCCCGCTCACCGGCGTCGCCCCGCGCGGCCGCGGGGACGCCACCTGGCTGCAGGAGCTGGCCGACGCCACCGTCGGCCCCGGCGCCCTCGTGCCCCCGAAGGCCCGGCTGGTGGCGTACGAACCCGCCACCGGGGAGCGGGTCGCCTTCGGCGCTCCGGGTGCCCCGAAAGCCACGGCGGGTGAGGCGCTCCGGGCGTCCTGGGCGATCCCCGCCTGGATGCCCCCGGTGGAGATCGAGGGCCGCACCTTCGTCGACGGCGGCGCCGCGTCGACCGCCTCGGTCGATCTCGTCGGCCCGGAGGACGCCGACGAGATCGTCGCCGTGGTCTCCATGGCCTCGGCGCCCGGCGTGCGCGGGCCGGGCCTCGGTGGCCTGCTCGAGTACGGCGTTCTGCGCCGCCCCATGTCCCAGGTCTTCTGGACGGAGGTGGCGATCGCGCGGGCTCGGGGGCAGAAGGTCACCGTCATCGCGCCCGACGGTGCCGATCTCGCCGGCCTCGGCCCCAACTTCATGGCCCGCGGCAAGCGCGCGGAGGCGTTCGCCGCAGCGCGGCGCACCGCCCCGGACGCCGTCCGGCGGGGACTGGAGGAGGCACGATGA
- a CDS encoding TetR/AcrR family transcriptional regulator, whose translation MARLTRVEQRAQTRADLLAAARDRFLEVGYAAAGLEDIADRAGYSKGAVYSNFVDKPNLCREVLQAIHAEKIGELADVVTGHGDLHERVELLADWVQRTAGDVGWTMLELEFITVARNDPDLLAMIVELRTEARRTVVEMLVDLVRGESGGDEQTVEQLRGTLESAAELLLSAGIGLGIQRAIDPTIATEPVIESMRATLLMLATAGS comes from the coding sequence GTGGCCAGGCTGACCAGGGTGGAGCAACGCGCGCAGACGCGCGCCGATCTGCTCGCCGCTGCGCGCGATCGGTTCCTCGAGGTCGGTTACGCGGCCGCCGGCCTGGAGGACATCGCCGACCGCGCCGGGTACTCCAAGGGCGCGGTGTACTCGAACTTCGTGGACAAGCCGAACCTGTGCCGGGAGGTCCTGCAGGCCATCCACGCGGAGAAGATCGGCGAGCTCGCCGACGTGGTCACCGGCCACGGCGACCTGCACGAGCGGGTCGAGCTGCTCGCCGACTGGGTCCAGCGCACCGCCGGCGACGTGGGCTGGACGATGCTCGAGCTCGAGTTCATCACCGTCGCCCGGAACGATCCCGACCTCCTGGCGATGATCGTCGAACTGCGCACCGAGGCCCGGCGCACCGTGGTGGAGATGCTGGTCGATCTGGTGCGCGGCGAATCCGGCGGCGACGAGCAGACCGTCGAGCAGCTGCGCGGCACACTCGAATCCGCGGCGGAGCTGCTGCTCTCGGCGGGTATCGGGCTCGGGATCCAGCGCGCGATCGATCCCACGATCGCGACCGAGCCGGTGATCGAATCGATGCGGGCCACGCTGTTGATGCTGGCCACGGCCGGTTCCTGA
- the opgC gene encoding OpgC domain-containing protein, with translation MPQRLTAVDAARGLAVFSMITGHFAEGSVLSWPTHKIPYFDGASAFVLLSGLILGVVHRRWVDRDGGFSTSRERLVRRIAVIYLCQVFLCAVAAVISFALPPARQLGLAPITETSHPLLQVIAMRYLPAGGEILVLYFVLMCGALLLIPLLHKGWWAPIVAASAALYVWAILAPPAWFLLPNASPAGATANWAAWQALFVPALVVGWKWQDWNIDARLRRPRVLLTLVLGTAAVYVAGRAVARMASADEFLGAKIDFGPARIVAAWVVLPAVLAVITLLLQYGWFERAAHPFVIVGTRSLDSYVLQSVALMTIPVVVLQPWGTARATVITLAVFAACWAWAEFRKWAGWSKLHRPPARFRPRPPSAPVPATAAGE, from the coding sequence ATGCCACAACGCCTGACCGCTGTCGACGCGGCCCGCGGCCTCGCAGTGTTCAGCATGATCACCGGCCACTTCGCCGAGGGCAGCGTCCTGTCGTGGCCCACCCACAAGATCCCCTACTTCGACGGGGCGTCCGCCTTCGTCCTGTTGTCGGGCCTGATCCTCGGCGTCGTGCACCGGCGGTGGGTGGATCGCGACGGCGGCTTCTCGACCTCCCGTGAGCGCCTCGTCCGCAGGATCGCGGTCATCTACCTCTGCCAGGTCTTCCTCTGCGCCGTGGCCGCGGTCATCTCCTTCGCCCTCCCGCCGGCCCGGCAGCTGGGACTCGCGCCGATCACCGAGACGTCCCACCCGCTGCTGCAGGTGATCGCGATGCGCTACCTGCCCGCGGGCGGCGAGATCCTGGTGCTCTACTTCGTCCTGATGTGCGGCGCACTGCTCCTCATCCCGCTGCTGCACAAGGGGTGGTGGGCACCGATCGTCGCGGCCTCCGCGGCGCTCTACGTCTGGGCGATCCTCGCGCCGCCCGCGTGGTTCCTGCTGCCGAACGCGAGCCCGGCGGGCGCCACCGCCAACTGGGCGGCGTGGCAGGCGCTGTTCGTCCCCGCACTGGTCGTCGGGTGGAAGTGGCAGGACTGGAACATCGACGCGCGGCTGCGGCGCCCCCGGGTGCTCCTGACACTCGTACTGGGCACGGCCGCCGTCTACGTCGCCGGGCGCGCCGTGGCCCGCATGGCCTCCGCCGACGAGTTCCTCGGCGCGAAGATCGACTTCGGTCCCGCGCGCATCGTGGCCGCCTGGGTCGTGCTGCCGGCGGTGCTCGCCGTCATCACCCTCCTCCTGCAGTACGGATGGTTCGAGCGCGCCGCTCATCCGTTCGTCATCGTCGGAACCCGCTCGCTGGACTCCTACGTCCTGCAGTCGGTGGCCCTCATGACGATCCCCGTCGTCGTGCTGCAGCCGTGGGGGACGGCGCGGGCCACGGTCATCACACTCGCCGTGTTCGCGGCGTGCTGGGCGTGGGCGGAGTTCCGGAAGTGGGCCGGATGGTCCAAGCTGCACCGGCCGCCGGCTCGCTTCCGGCCGCGGCCGCCGAGCGCGCCGGTCCCGGCCACCGCCGCGGGCGAGTAG
- a CDS encoding lipase family protein → MTAVQNRTELAEQWPAPAEPQMVGIDPFFDAPSGFEDAPEGTVLRYRDVSIGFLGRIKQKVRATQLLYRTVNMHGEPEVTVTTVISPLRGAQPGAPLVSYQCAIDSLHPKTFPSYVLQHGVRCEDASFPQIEYLFIAAAVAKGWTVSVPDHGGQAGRWGIPREPGYMVLDGLRAALAHEPFGLAPDTRLGVWGYSGGGLATSWAAEIAPSYAPELNLIAGAVGAPVSDPGNVFVYLNNTLFTGLPTLVIAALAREYPTLREVLAEHVDDKGRKLFYEDALEWSPERAIRKMAHKDFGYYCPELTFDEVARLPELLEIFDDIRPGQSAPTVPMLVVQSTKDQISPASDAQAHVGRYAAGGTHVEFVTDQWSDHFSMHFLSAPLLLGWLADRLDGKPVAAPGHRHKRTVMASPRQLGRTLRLAGTLARVGLARRI, encoded by the coding sequence ATGACGGCTGTGCAGAACCGCACGGAGCTCGCCGAGCAGTGGCCCGCACCCGCGGAGCCGCAGATGGTGGGCATCGACCCGTTCTTCGACGCCCCGTCGGGCTTCGAGGACGCACCCGAGGGCACCGTGCTGCGGTACCGCGACGTGAGCATCGGCTTCCTCGGCCGGATCAAGCAGAAGGTGCGCGCGACGCAGCTGCTCTACCGCACGGTGAACATGCACGGCGAGCCCGAGGTCACCGTGACCACGGTGATCAGCCCGCTGCGGGGCGCTCAGCCGGGGGCGCCGCTGGTCTCCTACCAGTGCGCGATCGACTCGCTGCACCCCAAGACCTTCCCCTCGTACGTGCTGCAGCACGGCGTCCGCTGCGAGGACGCCTCGTTCCCGCAGATCGAGTACCTGTTCATCGCGGCGGCCGTCGCCAAGGGCTGGACGGTCTCCGTGCCCGACCACGGCGGCCAGGCGGGGCGCTGGGGCATCCCCCGCGAGCCCGGCTACATGGTGCTCGACGGCCTGCGCGCCGCGCTCGCGCACGAGCCCTTCGGTCTCGCTCCCGACACCCGGCTCGGCGTGTGGGGCTACTCCGGCGGCGGCCTCGCCACCTCCTGGGCGGCGGAGATCGCACCGTCGTACGCCCCCGAGCTGAACCTGATCGCCGGGGCCGTGGGCGCGCCCGTCTCCGACCCGGGCAATGTGTTCGTCTACCTGAACAACACGCTGTTCACGGGCCTGCCGACCCTGGTGATCGCCGCGCTCGCCCGCGAGTACCCCACGCTCCGGGAGGTGCTGGCCGAGCACGTCGACGACAAGGGCCGCAAGCTGTTCTACGAGGACGCCCTCGAGTGGTCGCCCGAGCGGGCCATCCGCAAGATGGCGCACAAGGACTTCGGCTACTACTGCCCAGAGCTGACCTTCGACGAGGTCGCGCGGCTGCCCGAGCTGCTGGAGATCTTCGACGACATCCGGCCCGGGCAGTCCGCGCCCACGGTGCCGATGCTCGTGGTGCAGTCCACCAAGGACCAGATCTCCCCGGCCTCGGACGCGCAGGCCCACGTCGGCCGGTACGCCGCGGGCGGCACGCACGTCGAGTTCGTCACCGACCAGTGGAGCGACCACTTCTCGATGCACTTCCTGTCGGCGCCCCTGCTGCTGGGCTGGCTCGCCGATCGCCTCGACGGCAAGCCCGTCGCGGCCCCCGGCCACCGGCACAAGCGCACCGTGATGGCCTCCCCGCGCCAGCTCGGCCGGACGCTGCGCCTGGCCGGCACCCTCGCCCGCGTGGGTCTCGCCCGCCGGATCTAG
- a CDS encoding flavin-containing monooxygenase codes for MTEPRIVVIGAGVAGISTAHVLQEQGFTDWVVLEKGADVGGVWFWNHYPGLTCDVPSQIYQFAFAPKADWEKIWATGPQIQRYHRDVVEQLGLADRIRCNTEVLAAEFDDASATWTLTLNTGETMVADFVVCATGVLHNPAIPDIEGLADFDGDVVHTARWDDSLVTDGRRIAVIGTGSTGVQVVSALQPTAKHLTHFVRSPQWVLWAPMRLPQIGLVSELFRRAPTVLDQVHQGLLWGSGILADVVTRPSWRRRAVQAYARLSLRAQVPSSMRKDLTPDYEPLCKRQVVSGTYYSALKARNASLVTSDIERIEPTGVRTADGTLHEADVLVLATGFRAHDYMRPMRVTGRDGVELDDAWADGPRAYRMTAIPGFPNLFTVLGPNSPTGSISLQFSADLTAKYIAQWFDRFRRGEVRQVEVTEEATAEFNRQVAEAMGPTVWNTGCNSWYFTEGGSIDLWPFDRKTMVRMLSTPDDADFRVRRSVERA; via the coding sequence ATGACCGAGCCCCGCATCGTGGTCATCGGCGCCGGCGTCGCCGGCATCTCGACCGCACACGTGCTGCAGGAGCAGGGATTCACCGACTGGGTGGTGCTGGAGAAGGGCGCCGACGTGGGCGGCGTGTGGTTCTGGAACCACTACCCCGGACTCACCTGCGACGTGCCCTCGCAGATCTATCAGTTCGCCTTCGCCCCCAAGGCCGACTGGGAGAAGATCTGGGCCACCGGGCCGCAGATCCAGCGCTACCACCGCGACGTGGTCGAGCAACTGGGCCTGGCCGACCGGATCCGCTGCAACACCGAGGTTCTCGCCGCCGAGTTCGACGATGCCTCCGCCACCTGGACGCTGACGCTGAACACGGGCGAGACTATGGTCGCCGACTTCGTCGTCTGTGCCACCGGCGTGCTGCACAACCCCGCGATCCCCGACATCGAGGGCCTCGCCGATTTCGACGGCGACGTGGTGCACACCGCCCGGTGGGACGATTCCTTGGTCACGGACGGCCGGCGGATCGCGGTGATCGGCACCGGATCGACCGGCGTGCAGGTGGTCTCGGCGCTGCAGCCGACGGCGAAGCACCTCACGCACTTCGTCCGCTCCCCGCAGTGGGTGCTGTGGGCGCCCATGCGACTGCCGCAGATCGGTCTCGTCTCCGAGCTGTTCCGCCGCGCGCCCACGGTTCTCGATCAGGTGCACCAGGGCCTGCTCTGGGGCTCGGGCATCCTCGCCGACGTCGTCACGAGACCGTCGTGGCGGCGCCGTGCGGTGCAGGCCTACGCGCGACTCTCGCTGCGCGCCCAGGTGCCGTCGTCGATGCGGAAGGACCTGACACCCGACTACGAGCCGCTGTGCAAGCGCCAGGTGGTCTCCGGCACGTACTACTCAGCGCTCAAGGCGCGCAACGCCTCTCTGGTCACGAGTGATATCGAGCGGATCGAGCCGACGGGCGTGCGCACCGCCGACGGGACGCTGCACGAGGCGGACGTGCTGGTGCTCGCCACCGGTTTCCGCGCGCACGACTACATGCGGCCCATGCGGGTCACCGGGCGCGACGGGGTCGAGCTCGACGACGCCTGGGCCGACGGTCCGCGGGCCTACCGCATGACGGCGATCCCGGGCTTCCCCAACCTGTTCACCGTGCTCGGCCCCAATTCGCCGACGGGCTCGATCTCCCTGCAGTTCTCCGCCGATCTCACGGCGAAGTACATCGCGCAGTGGTTCGACCGGTTCCGCCGCGGCGAGGTCAGGCAGGTCGAGGTCACCGAGGAGGCGACGGCGGAGTTCAACCGCCAGGTGGCCGAGGCGATGGGGCCGACGGTGTGGAACACCGGCTGCAACTCCTGGTACTTCACCGAGGGCGGGTCCATCGACCTGTGGCCCTTCGACCGGAAGACCATGGTGCGCATGCTCTCGACGCCCGACGACGCGGACTTCCGCGTGCGACGGTCCGTCGAGCGCGCCTGA
- a CDS encoding cytochrome c oxidase assembly protein, translating to MAQESDAAAMTGGSPGAPRAGGIAALVVGSVAAVAVVIWLVASEGELRYLVNGNTYPGALTAYGAAVGRLVGTVAAALTFGSVAYAVFRTRTLDTGELGLRGYLTQLQARRYAAVWAVVSVPMVFLAAAENAAQNLVDTYRLGGLTILISASETAKGWIVSFVCAVLVYVALRTAITWVAHLWTLLPAVVGLLATIVTANEAQNWDHDYTTAALTTVGVVAALWLGALWSAVRLPARPERRWIGPVYAGVVLINGAVIALVMAPGSDLWVTWYGLLLIATAALLLAAGAAHWLRALPVAAALLTAAFGTAIAASELTPPPFLRSRPSVGENFLGYNLPDPPSAMAFVGNWRLDLNIAPFAIALAVGYLLLVRRTTSWPWYRTVLFLLGCAALFTLTSSGLRTYSNAMFSVHMVVHMLMTSIVPVLLLLGAPITLMRDTLRGAPARWLSMVLESRSFAFLMRPVVQLALFAAVLYGLYFTPLFDNIGRFHWGHLAIYAALLFTGFLFYWRVFQIDPVPGELPFIGRIGMLLAMMPITMVFALIVMTMDGLVGSRLYLYLDFPWMTDLHRDQFVGGVVAWATDEAAIALVTLGLVLHWAWRNRDEDSEPELL from the coding sequence GTGGCGCAGGAGTCCGACGCCGCTGCGATGACCGGGGGATCTCCCGGCGCCCCCCGTGCGGGCGGCATCGCGGCGCTGGTCGTCGGCTCCGTCGCCGCCGTCGCGGTGGTGATCTGGCTGGTCGCCAGCGAGGGCGAACTGCGCTACCTCGTCAACGGCAACACCTACCCGGGTGCGCTCACCGCCTACGGCGCCGCCGTCGGCCGCCTGGTCGGCACGGTGGCCGCCGCGCTGACCTTCGGCTCCGTGGCCTACGCCGTCTTCCGCACCCGGACCCTCGACACCGGCGAGCTCGGCCTGCGCGGGTACCTCACGCAGCTGCAGGCCCGACGGTACGCGGCCGTCTGGGCCGTCGTCTCGGTCCCGATGGTCTTCCTCGCCGCCGCGGAGAACGCGGCGCAGAACCTCGTCGACACCTACCGGCTCGGCGGCCTGACGATCCTGATCTCCGCGTCGGAGACGGCCAAGGGCTGGATCGTCTCCTTCGTCTGCGCGGTCCTCGTCTACGTGGCCCTGCGCACCGCGATCACCTGGGTCGCGCACCTGTGGACCCTGCTGCCCGCCGTCGTCGGCCTGCTGGCGACGATCGTCACGGCCAACGAGGCGCAGAACTGGGACCACGACTACACGACGGCCGCACTGACCACCGTCGGCGTGGTCGCCGCGCTGTGGCTGGGTGCCCTGTGGTCGGCGGTCCGGCTGCCCGCGCGCCCCGAACGCCGCTGGATCGGACCGGTCTACGCGGGTGTCGTGCTGATCAACGGCGCCGTGATCGCGCTGGTCATGGCTCCGGGCTCGGACCTGTGGGTCACCTGGTACGGCCTACTGCTGATCGCCACCGCGGCGCTGCTGCTCGCCGCCGGCGCCGCGCACTGGTTGCGGGCGCTGCCCGTCGCCGCGGCGCTGCTCACCGCGGCGTTCGGCACGGCGATCGCGGCCTCGGAGCTGACGCCGCCACCGTTCCTGCGCAGCCGGCCGTCGGTGGGGGAGAACTTCCTGGGGTACAACCTGCCGGACCCGCCCAGCGCGATGGCCTTCGTCGGCAACTGGCGCCTGGACCTCAACATCGCCCCGTTCGCGATCGCCCTCGCCGTCGGATACCTCCTGCTGGTCCGTCGCACGACGTCCTGGCCCTGGTACCGCACCGTGCTGTTCCTGCTGGGCTGCGCCGCGCTGTTCACCCTGACCAGCTCCGGTCTGCGCACCTACTCCAACGCGATGTTCAGCGTGCACATGGTGGTGCACATGCTGATGACCTCGATCGTGCCGGTCCTGCTCCTGCTGGGCGCGCCGATCACCCTGATGCGGGACACGCTGCGGGGTGCGCCCGCCCGGTGGCTGTCGATGGTGCTGGAGTCGCGCTCGTTCGCGTTCCTGATGCGGCCCGTGGTGCAGCTCGCCCTCTTCGCGGCGGTGCTCTACGGCCTCTACTTCACGCCGCTCTTCGACAACATCGGCCGCTTCCACTGGGGCCACCTGGCCATCTACGCGGCGCTGCTGTTCACCGGGTTCCTGTTCTACTGGCGGGTGTTCCAGATCGACCCCGTGCCGGGCGAGCTGCCCTTCATCGGGCGGATCGGCATGCTGCTCGCGATGATGCCGATCACCATGGTCTTCGCCCTCATCGTCATGACGATGGACGGCCTCGTCGGCTCGCGCCTGTACCTCTACCTCGACTTCCCGTGGATGACGGACCTGCACCGCGACCAGTTCGTGGGCGGCGTGGTCGCCTGGGCGACGGACGAGGCCGCGATCGCGCTGGTCACCCTCGGCCTGGTGCTGCACTGGGCCTGGCGCAACCGCGACGAGGACTCCGAGCCCGAGCTGCTCTGA